In Aquimarina spinulae, a single window of DNA contains:
- a CDS encoding GIY-YIG nuclease family protein, which yields MIIWSVYIITNKPNGVLYIGVTKDLKRRIRQHRNKIHPRTFSARYNLEKLVYHENYKTKEEAYTREKQMKKWNREWKIKLIEKDNISWIDLTENLTEYFKNNVELK from the coding sequence ATGATAATTTGGAGTGTATATATCATAACAAATAAACCTAACGGAGTTCTTTATATAGGAGTGACTAAAGATTTGAAAAGAAGAATACGCCAACACAGAAATAAAATACATCCGAGAACATTTTCAGCAAGATATAATCTGGAGAAGTTGGTGTATCATGAAAATTATAAGACAAAAGAAGAAGCGTACACCCGGGAAAAACAAATGAAAAAATGGAATCGGGAATGGAAAATAAAATTGATTGAAAAAGATAATATAAGTTGGATTGACTTGACTGAAAATTTGACCGAGTATTTTAAAAATAATGTAGAATTAAAATAA
- a CDS encoding dihydrolipoamide acetyltransferase family protein, with translation MGESISEATILNWLKNVGDTVEEDETILEVATDKVDSEVPSPCNGVITEIRYQPNEVVEIGQVIAVINADAVSGSSHQKSEETETTIERSQKKPEPSVQTASKTTSNSDFKNLNLGENDGFLSPLIISIAQKENITIEELQSIAGTGVDGRIRKSDVMQYLKNRKYPLPSRPQPQSPKSTYNAPPISFVEGKDRIVEMDRMRKMIADHMVYSKHTSPHVTSYIEVDVTNIVNWRNEVKVKFQEKHGEKLTFTPIFVEAVAKAIQEYPMINVSVDDKKIVVHNDINVGMATALPNGNLIVPVVKNADEKNLLGLAKRVNHLANSARNNALKPDEIQGSTFTISNVGTFGSLMGTPIINQPEVAILALGIIKKRPEVITTEKGDEIAIRSMMYLSLSFDHRVVDGFLGGSFLRKVGDELEAFDINREI, from the coding sequence ATGGGTGAAAGTATATCAGAGGCTACCATTCTTAACTGGTTAAAGAATGTAGGTGATACGGTAGAAGAGGATGAAACAATTTTAGAAGTAGCTACAGATAAAGTAGATTCTGAAGTGCCTTCTCCTTGTAATGGAGTGATAACAGAAATACGGTATCAGCCTAATGAAGTAGTAGAGATAGGGCAGGTAATTGCTGTTATCAATGCCGATGCAGTATCTGGGTCATCTCATCAAAAATCGGAAGAGACAGAAACTACTATTGAAAGATCACAAAAAAAGCCAGAACCATCTGTTCAAACAGCATCAAAAACAACAAGTAATTCTGATTTCAAAAATCTAAATTTAGGCGAAAACGATGGCTTTTTATCTCCTTTGATCATTAGCATTGCTCAAAAAGAAAATATCACTATAGAAGAACTGCAGAGTATTGCAGGTACAGGAGTAGATGGTCGTATACGCAAAAGTGATGTGATGCAATACCTGAAAAACAGGAAATACCCACTGCCTAGCAGGCCACAACCACAATCACCAAAATCAACTTACAATGCACCACCGATCTCGTTTGTAGAAGGCAAAGATCGTATTGTAGAAATGGATCGTATGCGCAAAATGATTGCAGATCATATGGTGTATTCTAAACATACTTCGCCTCATGTAACCAGTTATATCGAAGTTGATGTAACCAATATCGTGAATTGGAGAAACGAAGTAAAGGTGAAGTTTCAGGAAAAACACGGAGAAAAATTAACATTCACTCCAATTTTTGTAGAAGCGGTTGCTAAGGCAATTCAGGAATACCCAATGATTAATGTTTCTGTAGATGACAAGAAGATTGTGGTACATAACGATATTAATGTTGGTATGGCAACTGCACTACCTAATGGTAACTTAATCGTTCCGGTGGTTAAAAATGCAGATGAAAAAAACCTACTTGGATTGGCTAAACGTGTAAACCATTTGGCAAATAGTGCAAGGAATAATGCCTTAAAACCAGATGAAATACAGGGAAGTACCTTTACCATTTCTAATGTAGGAACCTTTGGTAGTTTGATGGGAACACCAATTATTAATCAACCCGAAGTTGCTATTCTTGCTTTAGGGATTATTAAGAAAAGACCCGAAGTAATTACTACAGAAAAAGGAGATGAAATTGCAATTAGAAGTATGATGTATTTGTCATTGTCTTTTGATCATAGAGTAGTAGATGGGTTTTTAGGAGGATCATTTTTACGTAAAGTAGGTGATGAATTGGAAGCTTTTGATATAAATAGAGAAATATAA
- a CDS encoding alpha-ketoacid dehydrogenase subunit alpha/beta, with protein MLAEKTIAKEVLEKAFMTLCKAKSMTELYEENFKIVSKYVHATSRGHEAIQIATAMQLLPQDYAFPYYRDDSMLLGIGMRPYDLMLQLLAKKEDPFSGGRTYYSHPSLRDEDKPKIPHQSSATGMQAIPSTGVAMGMQYKELVGLDDKSLKDKPLVVCSLGDASVTEGEIAEAFQMAALKQLPILYLVQDNGWDISANEEETRAQNAFEYAAGFNGLEAISIDGANFTESYLAIQEVIKTIREERRPILVHAKVPLLNHHTSGVRMEWYRDDLEEARSRDPYPVLRNQLLSSGFTEDEVLAIETEAKTVVTKDLEEAMKAEDPKPEDLFTHDFAPTPITEEKGERSPADKEEVVMVDCALFAVEELMKKHKECLLYGQDVGGRLGGVFREAATLAQKFGDERVFNTPIQEAFIVGSTVGMSAVGLKPIVEVQFADYIWPGLNQLFTEVSRSCYLSNGKWPVSMILRVPIGAYGSGGPYHSSSVESVVTNIRGIKIAYPSTGADLKGLMKAAYHDPNPVVILEHKGLYWSKVKGTDAARTIEPSEDYVLPFGKANVVQRIWPQDEKETMTIITYGMGVHWALNATKDMKDVVEVIDLRTLYPLDEETIMESVKKTKKCLVVTEEPTNNSFARALSGKIQEECFRSLDAPVMTIGSENMPAIPLNSTLEQTMIPSTEKVKEKIDELLNY; from the coding sequence ATGTTAGCTGAAAAAACCATAGCAAAAGAAGTATTAGAAAAAGCATTCATGACGCTCTGTAAGGCTAAGTCGATGACAGAGTTGTACGAAGAAAATTTCAAGATTGTTTCTAAATATGTACATGCTACCTCGAGAGGGCATGAAGCAATTCAAATAGCTACAGCAATGCAGTTATTACCTCAGGATTATGCGTTTCCGTATTACAGGGATGATTCGATGTTACTGGGGATAGGAATGCGACCGTATGATTTGATGTTGCAGTTACTGGCAAAAAAAGAAGATCCTTTTTCGGGAGGTAGAACCTATTACTCGCATCCCAGTTTACGTGATGAGGATAAACCAAAAATTCCGCACCAATCATCAGCAACAGGAATGCAGGCGATACCTTCTACGGGAGTAGCAATGGGAATGCAATACAAAGAATTGGTTGGTTTGGATGACAAATCATTAAAAGATAAACCTCTGGTAGTATGTTCTCTTGGAGATGCATCAGTAACAGAGGGAGAGATTGCAGAAGCTTTTCAGATGGCTGCCTTAAAGCAATTACCGATTTTGTATTTGGTACAGGATAACGGATGGGATATTTCTGCAAATGAAGAGGAAACCCGTGCGCAAAATGCTTTTGAATATGCAGCAGGATTTAATGGATTAGAAGCTATTTCTATCGATGGGGCTAATTTTACCGAAAGCTACTTGGCGATACAAGAAGTAATCAAAACCATTAGGGAAGAAAGAAGACCGATTCTGGTGCATGCCAAAGTACCTTTGCTAAATCATCATACTTCGGGAGTGCGAATGGAATGGTATCGTGATGATCTTGAAGAAGCTCGTTCTCGTGATCCATATCCAGTATTAAGAAATCAATTACTCTCATCTGGTTTTACAGAAGATGAAGTATTGGCTATCGAAACAGAAGCAAAAACAGTAGTAACCAAAGATTTGGAAGAAGCTATGAAGGCCGAAGATCCAAAACCAGAAGACCTGTTTACTCATGATTTTGCACCAACACCAATTACAGAAGAGAAAGGAGAACGATCTCCTGCAGATAAAGAAGAAGTGGTAATGGTAGATTGCGCTCTGTTTGCTGTAGAAGAATTAATGAAGAAGCATAAAGAATGTTTGTTATATGGACAAGATGTAGGGGGAAGACTAGGAGGAGTATTTAGAGAAGCAGCTACATTAGCTCAAAAATTTGGAGACGAACGTGTGTTTAATACTCCTATCCAGGAAGCTTTTATTGTTGGTTCTACTGTGGGAATGTCTGCTGTTGGTTTAAAGCCTATTGTAGAAGTACAGTTTGCCGATTATATTTGGCCAGGGCTAAATCAATTATTTACAGAAGTAAGTAGATCCTGTTATTTATCTAATGGAAAATGGCCGGTATCGATGATTCTACGAGTTCCGATTGGAGCATATGGTAGTGGAGGACCTTATCATTCCTCGTCGGTTGAATCTGTAGTAACTAATATTCGTGGAATCAAGATTGCATATCCAAGTACTGGGGCAGATCTTAAAGGATTGATGAAAGCTGCATATCATGATCCAAATCCTGTAGTCATTTTAGAGCACAAAGGATTGTATTGGTCAAAGGTAAAAGGAACCGATGCTGCCAGAACCATAGAACCATCAGAAGATTATGTATTGCCTTTTGGTAAAGCTAATGTTGTACAACGTATATGGCCACAGGATGAAAAAGAAACTATGACGATCATAACTTACGGTATGGGAGTACATTGGGCGCTTAATGCCACAAAAGACATGAAAGATGTGGTTGAGGTTATCGATTTACGCACATTATATCCTCTAGATGAAGAAACCATTATGGAATCGGTAAAGAAAACAAAGAAATGTCTTGTAGTTACCGAAGAACCTACCAATAATTCTTTTGCAAGAGCATTATCGGGTAAAATCCAGGAAGAATGCTTTAGATCTTTGGATGCTCCTGTAATGACAATTGGGTCAGAAAATATGCCAGCTATTCCTTTGAACAGCACTTTGGAGCAAACCATGATTCCTTCTACCGAAAAGGTAAAAGAGAAGATAGACGAATTATTAAATTATTAA
- a CDS encoding transferase hexapeptide repeat family protein has protein sequence MIYSFKGYIPVVHESSFVHPLAAVTGNVIIGKNCYIGPGAAIRGDWGEIILEDGVNVQENCTVHMFPGKSIVLKESAHVGHGAVIHGANLGRNCLIGMNTVIMDDAEIGDECIVGAMSFVKANTVFPKRSLIVGNPAKVIKEVSDEMIAWKTKGTQLYQQLPADCYESLKEVEPLREVPEDRGRQEAFYKTLEEFKKK, from the coding sequence ATGATTTACAGCTTTAAAGGATATATACCCGTAGTACACGAAAGTAGTTTTGTGCATCCGCTGGCAGCAGTAACTGGCAATGTGATCATTGGTAAAAACTGTTATATCGGACCAGGAGCTGCGATACGTGGAGATTGGGGAGAGATTATCCTTGAAGATGGAGTTAATGTGCAAGAAAATTGTACGGTACATATGTTTCCAGGTAAATCTATTGTGCTCAAAGAAAGTGCGCATGTAGGACACGGAGCGGTGATTCATGGTGCAAATTTGGGACGTAATTGCTTAATTGGAATGAATACTGTAATCATGGATGATGCAGAGATAGGGGATGAATGTATAGTGGGAGCAATGTCTTTTGTGAAAGCAAATACAGTTTTTCCAAAACGAAGTTTGATTGTTGGTAATCCGGCAAAGGTAATTAAAGAAGTAAGTGATGAAATGATAGCCTGGAAAACAAAAGGTACACAGCTATATCAACAATTACCAGCAGATTGTTATGAGTCATTAAAAGAAGTAGAGCCTCTAAGAGAAGTCCCAGAGGATAGAGGAAGACAGGAAGCATTTTATAAAACGTTGGAAGAGTTTAAAAAGAAATAG
- a CDS encoding enoyl-CoA hydratase/isomerase family protein: protein MTQPYVNINIENQVGTIEFFHPAHNSLPGDILAKLAQTITDAGTNDDIKVIVLKSGKDRTFCAGASFKELININDAETGKVFFSGFANVINAMRKCPKFIIGRVQGKTVGGGVGLASATDYCMATKYASIKLSELNVGIGPFVVGPAVERKIGLSAMTQIAIDANSFYDAEWARDKGLFTKVFEDVETLDVEVKAFTEHLCTYNPEAMKDMKQAFWKGTEDWDTLLADRAVISGRLVLSDFTKEKLKGFK from the coding sequence ATGACACAACCATACGTAAACATAAACATAGAAAATCAGGTAGGAACTATTGAGTTTTTTCATCCTGCTCATAATTCTTTACCAGGAGATATTTTGGCTAAGCTTGCTCAAACAATTACTGATGCAGGTACTAATGATGATATCAAGGTAATTGTATTAAAAAGCGGAAAAGACAGAACGTTTTGTGCCGGAGCAAGTTTTAAAGAGTTGATCAATATTAATGATGCCGAAACTGGAAAAGTATTTTTCTCTGGTTTTGCCAATGTGATCAATGCTATGCGTAAATGCCCAAAATTTATTATCGGGCGAGTGCAAGGAAAAACCGTTGGTGGTGGAGTTGGATTAGCTTCTGCAACCGACTATTGTATGGCAACAAAATATGCATCTATAAAATTAAGCGAACTTAATGTAGGGATAGGACCATTTGTAGTAGGGCCTGCCGTAGAACGTAAAATAGGATTGTCTGCAATGACACAGATAGCGATTGATGCCAATTCATTTTATGATGCAGAGTGGGCTAGAGATAAAGGGTTGTTTACCAAAGTTTTTGAAGATGTAGAAACATTAGATGTTGAAGTAAAAGCTTTTACAGAACATTTATGTACATACAATCCAGAGGCAATGAAGGATATGAAACAAGCATTTTGGAAAGGAACAGAAGATTGGGATACACTTTTGGCAGATAGAGCCGTAATTAGCGGAAGATTGGTATTAAGTGATTTTACAAAAGAGAAATTAAAAGGATTTAAATAA
- a CDS encoding serine hydrolase yields MKKLLLLFTVLLISTTNILGQTGTTVDLKKLDEYYAKMAKDWDIPSVSIGIVKDGKLVFSGSYGIKEQGKNEKPDENTLYAIASNSKAFTATIIGMLVQEGKLNWDDKAKKHLPYFALYDPWVSNEVTIRDILSHRVGLGTFSGDVIWYKANLTSEEIIKRIKHLPKTHDFRSGFGYSNVMYITAGEIIKKVTGKSWGENVQERILDPLGMDRTITSYKKLDSKKNYATPHGRVNDKNIPIEWVDWEEIGAMGGLISSVKDVSKWMIFNLNHGRIDKDTLLTKNTRNIIWTPHNNYRVDHTSKNDFNKHFSGYGLGWGLSDYQGRLSVAHTGGFDGMITAVTLIPDENLGVVVLTNGMKSPIRAATYHALDQFLGTTSIDWSAKLLKKANTNGKKDTRISKRKEKRELNTKPSVAPTKIAGDYRSDIYGKIKISLEKDQLRMKFEHTPDLSATLRHWHHDVWEIVWDKKHAWFSFGTVKFNTDNNLNVKSMDFDVPNDDIFFEELKPYRISE; encoded by the coding sequence ATGAAAAAACTATTGCTGTTATTTACAGTATTGCTGATTTCTACAACGAATATATTAGGTCAAACAGGCACTACAGTTGATCTCAAAAAATTAGATGAATACTATGCAAAAATGGCAAAAGACTGGGATATCCCCAGTGTTTCTATTGGAATTGTTAAAGATGGAAAACTGGTTTTTAGTGGTAGTTACGGAATAAAAGAACAAGGAAAAAACGAAAAACCTGATGAAAATACACTGTATGCCATTGCATCTAATTCTAAAGCGTTTACGGCTACTATCATTGGAATGCTGGTTCAGGAAGGAAAGCTAAACTGGGATGATAAAGCAAAGAAACACCTACCATATTTTGCGCTCTATGATCCATGGGTAAGTAATGAAGTTACTATAAGAGACATACTAAGTCATCGTGTAGGGCTTGGTACATTCAGTGGTGATGTGATCTGGTATAAAGCAAACCTAACATCAGAAGAAATTATAAAAAGAATTAAACATCTTCCTAAAACTCATGATTTTAGATCTGGTTTTGGGTACTCTAATGTGATGTACATTACTGCAGGAGAAATTATAAAAAAAGTAACCGGAAAAAGTTGGGGAGAAAATGTACAAGAGCGAATTCTGGATCCTTTGGGAATGGATAGAACCATAACCTCATATAAAAAACTCGATTCAAAAAAGAATTATGCCACCCCACATGGTCGTGTAAATGATAAAAATATCCCTATCGAATGGGTAGATTGGGAAGAAATAGGAGCTATGGGTGGGCTTATTTCTAGTGTTAAAGATGTTTCTAAATGGATGATCTTTAATCTAAACCACGGTCGTATTGATAAAGATACCTTACTTACCAAAAACACCAGAAATATAATCTGGACACCTCATAACAATTATAGAGTAGATCACACTTCAAAAAATGATTTCAATAAGCATTTTAGTGGCTATGGATTAGGATGGGGATTAAGTGATTATCAAGGAAGGCTTAGCGTTGCTCATACAGGAGGGTTCGATGGGATGATTACGGCAGTTACTTTAATTCCTGACGAAAATCTTGGGGTTGTAGTACTTACCAATGGTATGAAAAGTCCAATTAGAGCTGCAACTTACCACGCTTTAGATCAATTTCTAGGCACAACATCTATCGATTGGTCTGCCAAATTATTGAAAAAGGCAAATACTAATGGCAAAAAAGATACTCGAATCTCTAAAAGAAAAGAAAAAAGAGAGTTAAATACCAAACCTTCTGTCGCACCAACTAAAATAGCAGGGGATTATAGGTCTGATATCTACGGAAAAATTAAAATCTCGTTAGAAAAAGACCAGTTACGCATGAAATTTGAACATACTCCAGATTTATCTGCTACACTACGACACTGGCACCATGACGTTTGGGAAATTGTTTGGGATAAGAAACATGCCTGGTTTAGTTTTGGAACCGTAAAATTTAATACTGATAATAACTTAAATGTTAAAAGTATGGATTTTGATGTTCCTAATGATGACATCTTCTTTGAAGAACTAAAACCATATAGAATATCTGAATAA
- a CDS encoding glycoside hydrolase family 25 protein, with protein MKKITIQLFILSLVLFSCATDKNNLCTSENQRLETDPSILGMDVSHFQGDIKWNDIKKDGVNFVYIKATEGDDFKDPMFKTNRAAAKSKCIYRGAYHFYQTGYDPTKQAQNFIAAVGTLEPGDLPPVLDLEELGIQAPVTKKEYQKNTLLWLQTVEKEWGVTPIIYSNYYFGVKYLDHPDFAKYKLWIAAYTKKAPKVPNTWKSEGWIIWQRTDLKNLKGIKGDVDYDLFHGNAEAFRKLLKK; from the coding sequence ATGAAAAAAATTACCATTCAACTTTTTATACTATCGTTAGTACTGTTTTCTTGTGCAACAGACAAAAACAATTTGTGTACTTCAGAAAACCAAAGACTCGAAACGGACCCTTCTATCTTAGGAATGGATGTATCTCATTTTCAAGGAGATATCAAATGGAATGATATTAAGAAAGACGGTGTTAATTTTGTATACATCAAAGCTACAGAAGGTGATGATTTTAAAGATCCAATGTTTAAAACAAACAGAGCAGCTGCAAAAAGTAAGTGTATCTACCGGGGTGCTTATCATTTTTATCAAACCGGTTACGACCCTACAAAGCAAGCTCAAAATTTTATAGCTGCAGTAGGCACATTAGAACCGGGAGATTTACCTCCTGTTTTAGATCTAGAAGAATTAGGGATTCAAGCCCCTGTTACTAAAAAAGAATATCAAAAAAACACCTTACTCTGGTTACAAACAGTAGAAAAGGAATGGGGAGTAACTCCAATTATCTATTCTAATTATTATTTTGGTGTTAAATACCTTGACCATCCCGATTTTGCCAAATATAAATTGTGGATTGCAGCGTATACCAAAAAAGCTCCAAAAGTTCCTAACACCTGGAAAAGTGAAGGCTGGATTATCTGGCAACGTACAGATCTTAAAAATTTAAAAGGAATCAAAGGCGATGTCGATTATGATCTATTTCATGGCAATGCTGAAGCATTTAGAAAACTATTGAAAAAATAG
- a CDS encoding branched-chain amino acid aminotransferase — MEQQIKITTTSDSKLKDIDFDNIPLGKAFTDHMFICDYENGAWQNPRIEPLECIPTHPAAMALHYGQAIFEGMKATVGKDNTPLLFRPEENAKRFNHSAARMGMPSVPEELFVEAVKQIVGVEYDWIPPQEGSALYLRPFMYADEPFIGMRAATSYKFIVICSPAGPFFTKKIKLYAETEYIRAADGGTGEAKAAGNYAAAILPTEKAKAKGYDQVLWLDANEHKYIQEVGTMNIFFKVDGKFITPRTNGSILKGITRDSVLTLLKDKGFEVEERPITIDEVIEFSKEGKLEEAFGTGTAVAIAMIETIGYNEELITLPNTNPVSQDMKNTLDEIKAQKREDKHGWIIPVSIKEKVK, encoded by the coding sequence ATGGAGCAGCAAATCAAAATTACAACAACCTCAGATTCAAAATTAAAGGATATTGATTTTGATAATATTCCTTTGGGTAAAGCCTTTACCGATCATATGTTTATCTGTGATTATGAAAATGGAGCGTGGCAAAACCCGCGTATCGAACCATTAGAATGTATTCCTACACATCCTGCAGCGATGGCTTTGCATTATGGGCAAGCAATTTTTGAAGGAATGAAAGCTACAGTAGGAAAAGATAATACTCCGCTGTTGTTTAGACCAGAAGAAAATGCAAAACGATTTAATCATAGTGCTGCCAGAATGGGAATGCCTTCTGTACCCGAAGAACTTTTTGTAGAGGCAGTAAAGCAGATTGTAGGTGTAGAATATGACTGGATACCACCACAAGAAGGAAGTGCATTGTATTTGCGACCATTTATGTATGCAGATGAACCTTTTATTGGGATGCGTGCAGCAACAAGTTATAAGTTTATTGTGATCTGTTCTCCTGCCGGACCGTTCTTTACCAAAAAAATAAAATTATATGCTGAAACCGAATATATAAGAGCTGCAGATGGAGGAACAGGAGAAGCAAAAGCAGCAGGTAATTATGCTGCAGCGATCCTGCCTACAGAAAAAGCTAAAGCCAAAGGCTATGATCAGGTATTGTGGTTAGATGCTAATGAACACAAGTATATTCAGGAAGTAGGAACGATGAATATCTTTTTTAAAGTAGATGGAAAGTTTATCACCCCAAGAACCAATGGATCAATTCTAAAAGGAATTACTCGTGATAGTGTACTCACTTTACTAAAAGATAAAGGTTTTGAAGTAGAAGAACGCCCGATTACGATTGATGAGGTTATTGAGTTTTCGAAAGAAGGAAAATTAGAAGAAGCTTTTGGAACAGGAACAGCAGTTGCTATTGCCATGATAGAAACTATTGGATATAATGAAGAATTAATCACATTACCCAATACAAACCCTGTAAGTCAGGATATGAAAAATACTCTTGATGAGATTAAAGCCCAGAAAAGAGAAGATAAACATGGTTGGATTATACCCGTGTCTATTAAAGAGAAAGTAAAATAA